Genomic segment of Peribacillus frigoritolerans:
TGTTGGGAAAACGGAACCGACTCCGATATAATCTGCTCCATTTCGTTCGGCTTCTAGAGCCTCTTCAAGAGTGGAGACAGATACACCGACAATCATATCTTCAGGAACCATTTTTTTGACGACAGGCAATGGAAGGTCATCTTGCCCAATATGAATTCCATCCGCTGCAACAGCAAGTGCTATATCCACCCGGTCATTGATGATAAGGGGAATGGACAGCTCGTTCAATAACTGTTTTAATGCAGAAGCTTTATTATAAAAGGAGAGGGAGGAATTGTTTTTCTCTCTAAGCTGTACGATCGAGACACCTCCTGAAACAGATTCTGCAATGATTTTGGTCAATTCTTCTATTCCTATGGACTCTTCCGTAACTAAATACAGGCTTAAATCAATTTGGGACTT
This window contains:
- the thiE gene encoding thiamine phosphate synthase, which encodes MKKSQIDLSLYLVTEESIGIEELTKIIAESVSGGVSIVQLREKNNSSLSFYNKASALKQLLNELSIPLIINDRVDIALAVAADGIHIGQDDLPLPVVKKMVPEDMIVGVSVSTLEEALEAERNGADYIGVGSVFPTKTKQDATLMAIGDLEEICRSVSIPAVAIGGITADNISALSASGLSGTAVVSAIMNAESPKTASESLLKIIKNFK